The Balearica regulorum gibbericeps isolate bBalReg1 chromosome 5, bBalReg1.pri, whole genome shotgun sequence genomic interval GCATTCCCATTCCCTCGCTCAGCATGGCTGCTCAAGCTGGGACATGCTGCAATGGCTCCCAACACAGAACTGCTGGTGGAAATCTCCCCTTGCCTCCAGGCATCTGTTCTCTCTGCAATGCTCTCATGCCAGGGTCTGTCTCTGCAGGACTCACTGTGCCAGCTGCATGCTTCTGCCCTTTGCTCTTGGGGCAGAAGGGCTAAACCATGCAGCTAGACCTGCCTTCTGCTTCCCTCTGTGGGCGTTGCTCTGTCCACTGGTGATCCTCTGTCCCTGTGCAGTGAGGCTGGGTTGTGGATGCAGCCTGGTGGGAAGTCCAGCAGATGCAAGACACAAGCCTTTCCTCAGGGCCGTGTGTGAGAGTCGCTGGTTTGTTCTGGGTGGTCATCCTTGTGCAGGACAAAGTGGATTAAAACACGATTGCTTCTGAAACTATCTTCTCTGGCCAGATTAATTTAGTATCCCGAGTGTAATCAATATTGGCTGTTCTGCTTCACAGTAATGCTGTGGATCTTGTGAATGCAGATTCTTGTGCATAGGCATCCAACTATCTGTGCTACAGTAAGATGCCTCTTTATTGCTGTGTGGTAAGGTCATCTTTGTCTGCATTAGGCATTCTACATGTTTTAAGCTGCACtctttttgatttttgtgttgCTGTGTGGATCTTTCTGTGTAGCCTTCTCTTGCAGCATGTTGAATTATCCTGCGAAGACTTACCTGGGATCCACTTGTGATTTCTCATGCATTTCCAACCTAcctcttttcagctttttcctggaaaactgGAGGGATGGAAAAATCCAAACTTTAAGTACTTGGACTattcttccttctcatttttttttttcccttggaataGGGAAGGGGTTACCAAACAAAGGATAAGACCAGCAAAGTGAAAACTTCAGTGATGGGTTGATTATAACTGAGCTCTTCTGATAGCATTATTGAAAAATTGAAAGACTTCAAAAGGCAAAAGGggctcttggttttgtttctaagtCTGTTTGCAGTTTGGCTTGGGGAAACTGGTCAGCTCCATATCCTCTGCACATGAAGAGAATGTAGAGCTGTGTATTGAGTTTCCTATTTGGACTAAACATAGCAATTCTATATTAGCTGTGTAGGAATATCCCAGCATATGACAAAGTcctttgagaaacagaaatagctgATCTCCAGCTTCCATGATCATAAGCTTGGTGGTGATGGAGATGCAAAGAGTGACTGTAATGTTGGAAAGCACAGTTGTCTCTGTGGATGGACAGTtggggattttgttttaaataccttttttttccaggacatCAAGCACCAGTAGGTATGCAACTATATGATGTTGCCTCTGAAAACAAGACTGCATGCGGTTAGCAGGGACACCCAGAAAACAGCACCTTATTAAATACACAGTTTGATAGCCACATACTGAAGCAGGCTCTTGCTGGTTATCATGAAAACACTAACCCCTAGCTGTACTTaaaaaaagcactgtaaaaTACATTACAGAACTTGATTACTGCAGCAAAGTTAGTCTTTTGTGTGCTACAATTTAGTAGACTTACCTAGGAGGACATCAAATGATGCCCAGTGTTTTAGGCAGGGGAACTGCTATGTGAGAGCAGGATGGATATCTTATACTTGTCCCTTGTCTGTGCCTTGGGTGAAAGGATGAGTTTCCACCTTGTTGTCAGTGGATGGGTGTGAGGTGCCCTCCACAGCACTTTTAGTGGAGAAGCCAGAGATGTGTACTCTCTTAGAGTTCAGTTTCTGAGAATTCCTAGAGGAGATGAGGAGCAACCCAGATTCCTTCATGTTGTTGCATCtacaactttttatttctaggaTTTCTCTTGGGCTTaaataaacacaataaaataaacTCATATTCCACCATCCTCCTCTAAACTGGGCTTTTTCTACATGCAATTTGTTGTCTTCAATGTGcctcccctctcttccccatATTACTGCATACACTGCTTGTTGTGGgctcttttcaaaacaagtgcatgtttgttttcctggctCATGACCTGTGGATGTGGTATGTTATGCATTTAAGCTTCTATACATATGGAGAGTAACCCTTAAACCCACAGCATGAGGCTGCTGTCTTGGCGGGGttttagttaattttattttttttccttgcacttGGGTCTGTCAGGCAGCTAACCTAGACATAGGTGTTCTTTTCCTTGGTGCCCTGTAGAAACCTCCTAGTGGAGCAGCCTGGCTTCAGTTGACTGACCATCCTGATGCCATTCTGTTAAAGCTCTTGGTGTGCTCCTCAGCCACTTTGGGTCTAAACCGGGCCACCTCAAACACGGTAGTAATCTTTGTCATGGGTTTGGCAGCCAGCTCCTTCAGTTTCCGGGCGTCGAAGCGTGGCTTATGTAGAAGGAGGGGTAAGCggtggggaagaaagaagcTTTCTTCCTTCCGCAgcttcttctcttctgcttgctgcttcctttctttgACTGTCATCTGGTATAAAATAGCATCCCACATTCTTGTGGCCCTTGATTTAAACAGCCTGTGGTCTTCACTGATGGCTGCTTGAGAGCTGCCCTCCTTGCTCCCTTCCTCCTGTCCCAGTTTTTCAGGCTCGGGCTCTGGGAAGTTGGGTGCTTCTGGCTGCACTATCAAGTGCTTCCTGAGGCGATGCCAGCCACTAGCATTGGCCCCAGGAGgtcttgctgcttctgctgatggTACTGCTGGCTCAGCTTTGAGAGCGCTGGTGTTTGGTAAGCTGGGGGTCAATTGAGGTTGAATGACATGTTCTGCCTTGGTGTCTGTGGAGGTGGCCCCCATACGGTCAGCTTGTGCTGGGGTTGCTGTCTCTGGGTGTGCTTGCTTCCAAGGAGTGCTAGGTATTGATGGTGTGAGGATGTCGCCATCTTGCTTGGGTAATTCAGGAGCTCTCTCTGATCCAGATATTTCCATGTCATTTCCATGGATTGTAGGCTTATTGGCATGGGCATTGGAGATGCTGGGCTTGGGTGAAGGGGCCTTGATGGACTCTTCAGTAGGAGGAGGCTCGGGCTCCTTAGGGGGCTCTGCatctgcagcagaaaggaaaggaggctgCAGTGTGGGAGCTGTGTCCTTGCTATCATCAGGCAGGGGGGGTATCTGCCCTGGAGATGGTTCAGAGTGGCTTGTttcagctgctggagaagaAGGCCTTCTGTCATCATGGCTGATGGTTGCTTGGGTCTGATTTGACATGGGCATCTTAGCCCTGGGTGGCTTGACACTGTGGAAATAAGTGTGCACCTTCGTGACATAGGTAACCTCTGGTGCCCTTTCTTTATTGGGTGTACTGGAAGGAGGAGGCTTGGGGAAAACACTTATGGAAAGGTTGCCTGGAGAGGGAAGGTGGGTGTCCGTGCCTTCAGGCTGCTGTGGAGTCTCAGGAGCAACTGGCTTGTGTAGCATGGGCATGGCTGAGGAGGTTGTGAGCCTGAGGTGTTCAGCAATGCGCCTCTGCTCAGTGACCTTCAGCGTGAAAGGCTTGCCCTTTCGGAAAGGGGAGGGGACACGGTGGGTGATGGGCTTGATGGAGAGGTGGGTTGGGAGGCTGGCAGAGGAGGGTGCTGCGATTTTGGGGGTCTCTGCTGGGGGAGTGCTTTCATTGTGCTCTAGGTCAGAGCTGGCCTCATTCACAGGTGAGAGGCTGGACCGAAAGGACTTGGCTTGCTCTGAAGCTAGGACAGCGTTTTTCTTGGCTGCCTTCTTCAGCAGCCGCTGCAGCCGCAAGTTGTCCTTCCCAGGCTTTGGTagggtgggagggggagaaagatGGTGGTGGATGGGAGCAGGCTGGATGGAGGATGATACTGTTATCAGCATTGTCATCTcctggaagaaaacacaaagcttAGAGTTGGTGTGGGCTTAGCCCTGGGCTAGATTTTGAAGTATTCATATATAaggcctcctcttcctctctccaaaaGCTATGAGTATGGAGTCAGTACTGTGGGAGAAGAGCATCAGTCTTAGTTTCCTTAGTCTCCCAAGGTAGCCTCAGCCAGTCTTGAAGATGGTGTGGCAGGGCAAGAGGTGTACTGGGGTGAAGCTGTATTGCCAAACCTGgagccctcctgctgctggtgatTAGTGCAAAATCCAGTGAGAGCTCCCTGGGACCCCAGACATTTGTGTCTTGGCAAGTCCTAACAGGATTTGGAAGGAAATGtcaagagaaacaaagcaggTCTGAAATTTTGAAGCTTTGAAACATTCTCCAGAGGCACAAATCAGGAATGTTTCATGGCTTTCCAAATTCCAGTTATTAATACTCTGATAAAATGTTATGTACAACAGGACAGCTATGTGTCATTTGAGTCAAAGTCAACATTAGTCTTGATTGATTTTAGCTGGCAAAAATACATCCATGTGAAACACAGGACTTAAAAGCTGCGTTTATCTGATGAGAAAGTGCTTTGTCACAACACTAACTGGTGTTTCTTTGCTGCATCAAGGACAGTGGCAaccttctttttctgcatttaagaTAAAAtctagttttctcttttccttgggAAGCATTGCCACTGTTCTCCCTGTATCACCCGttcttcagtgaaacagaaatgggTTGTGGTCTGAGTTGGGTCTTATCCCTAATGGCAATTGCAGCTGGATCTCCTTTAGTCAACActgtgctgctcctgggggGGGATGCACaactgcttttcctgctctctgtggCTAACTCGCCACCATCTGACTAGTGCTCACTAGAAAGAAGAGGAGATTTCCTGCAGTGTTTTGGGGATAGAAAGATAAAACTAGTCTCagttctcctctttctctttctgagcAAGGCTGGGGAACACCAAGTACCCAGCTCTGACCTGCCATGACTCTTTGGCAGCCCCCAAAAAGAAATCTGACTCTGCCCTGGCTCTCACTTAACACTGAGTTGCTGAGTTTTGCTATGAAATGAGACATAAATCACTGAGCCCCTTAATCCCTACTGCTGGATGCAATTGAGCATCCTGAAacaaggaagaggaggtggagCGATGTCAGGGTTGCCCAGAGGGGCTATTGCATGTGCTCTGCTTGGTTCCTGGTGGCTCCCAACCCACTTTGGTTAGGGTAGGAGTGTGGTGTAATACCTACTGTGAGGGAAAATTATCCTGAATAAAACTCTCGAAAGCACAGAACAGCTATTTGCGTTTGAGTGCCCAGTGTTGTCTTGGGcttgcagtgctgctgtcaGCACCAGGCCAGGAAGCTGATCTGTACTGAGCAGTCAGGTGGTATATCTTCAAAACTGGTTGTGGATGGGGGTAAGAAGGATGACTcgtcaaaaaaaaccaaacaaaaaaccaaaccccaaacaaaacaaaaaaaaaccaacccagcaACAAATGAAAGCACTGAAGAGGTTGCATGTGGGGCACAAAGCCTTCAAGGTCTGGCCCTCACCATGGTGGACAAACTGTCCTCCAGAGCAGAAGCTGTGGTGGGGAGAGTCTGGGCAGTGTCTAGCAAGTGGTACACTGCTACCAACTGATGCATTTATTTCGGCTGCAGGCATGAGAAACCTCCCACTGTTTTGGCAGGGGATTTATGCCAGCTGGAGGTGACAACTGTTGGACATTCCCAGTGGCTTATCAGCTTTGTGCCTTAGGCACAAGGCTGGGATTAGGACTTGCTCTATTCCAAGAGCTACTCTTAGAAACTGCACTGGCCCAAAAAAAGGCTGAGAGCCCATTCCTTCATCATATACCTGCTCTCCTCCCCCGCCCTGTGGATATTCTAGATTATTTTGGGTCAGAAAGACAAAACATCTCAGTTGGAGAGGTGCATACTTGCTCTTGTGCAATGCTACTCTGGTTCTGTTTGTATAGGAATTGGTAATTGCTTGGGTGATTTTTATCTGCTGCAAGGTAAGCTAGCACATGTGTCTGATGTTAAGATTGATTGTGGAATGATTTCATCTGCCCCTGTGTAATGTGGTCCCATGGACAGCCTGTACTACAAGATGAGCTGTGGTCTAGCAGCACTGGTAAACCAGAATTATAAGGCTGACCTGCTTCAGTTTTGTTGGGAATGCTAAAGAGGCAGGGCAGTGCACTTCCCAACTACTGATCATCTCTTTGAGCGTTTTCCTTGTCCTGTGGACTGCTGTACCCCAGAGAAAGGCAGCTTCCCACATGGGTCAGAGCAGGATCTTGCCTGGGATCTGCTGCAAACTGCCAGGTCCTACTGAGGAGGGCATTAGGGGTTCTTGGAGTGGGAAGTTTAGATATGATCTGCATGTACCAGGAAAACTTCCCTTCTGTTCCCAAAGTTAGAGGCTGCTTTGTGCCCTATAACCTCAAGATTTGTGGTCTCTTACAATAGCCTGTGCTCTTAAAATCACTCTTGCTACTATCTCAGCATCCCATCTGACTTGAAACCTGCTGTGCTGTGGGTCTTGGAGACCTTGTGGGTGGTAACTTCCATGGCATGTGACTGTGCCAGAGTCTGTGTGTTTGACTAGTAAGGTGGAGAGATGCTAagagacagcaaaagaaatcagCTCTTAATTTATTTGCCTTCCCTGTCATGCTTGGCTTTGAGTCTCCTTCAGAGCTTCGTGTGCTCTGGAGAAATTCTGTAACAAGCAAGATTTGTGAGTGTCCTCCCCCCTTGCTATGTAgtgaagcaaaagcaaagggaCAGACAGACTTGCTTTATTGCCAGTGGAAAGGCCAGAGCTGAAAACCCAGGGCCACAGGTAAAATACTGCCTGAGAAACTTGGATGGGTTTGTGATAAGCTGGAAGGAAACTGAGCTAGAAGCTGAGTCAAAAGGCTTTCAGAGGGTTAAGTTTCCCTGGTGCTTGTTGAGTGCCTGTGGGTGGAGGGGAGGTCACCCAGTCTTGGACCCCAACTGTTCTTCTCCCAGACTCCGCTCCATCTGCAATCAACCCCAAACTGGGAATGGTGGGGCGAGTGTCAGCATGGAGGAGTCATTTATCACATGATGGAAAAGTCATTTGCGTGCTGGAGTCCCTCGGCTGCACCAGCTGTCACATGCGGAGCACATCGAGAGCTGCAGGAACCCGATACCGCCACAGATGGTCCTGAGCggagagctgtggctgctgggggctgTAGGAACACTCCGCTTTAGTGGCTTTCTTGGGCTTGAAGAAAACCTGCTaatctcctccctctgcctgggCAGTCGTGACCTCTGCTGGGCATGCAGCCCTCGGCATCTGCTCTGCCGTGGGCACATAGCGCGGTTGGCTGTCCTGCAGCACCGAAGCTTTATGGGCTGATTGACAGGGCTTTGTAGAAATGGGTGGGAGAAAACCACGTGTAATTGCTAGGCAAGATGCTGCCCCTGTACAGCCCAGGGTATCACTTGTGGCAGGCCAAGCGGTATGCATAAACttgttgttttcttgtcttGCAGATGAGTTTGGTCCTGGCTTGATGCAACCCTGAATGCCACTATTTCCTCTGCCCCACAGAAGATAATTGAAGGatgtttctcttctcctcctgtcTGATGTCAGTCTGCTTCGGTACAGCCTGACTCCTCTCAGGGTGTGGGCAATACCCTATGCTGCCTCTGGTTGGGTCAAAGCAACTAGATCAGCAGGCAAAACCCACCCCTGTTTTAACCTTCTATGTGactctttggctttttttttattatctggCTCTGCTATGGAGATGGGACATTATGGCTCTGCTCCCTCTCTCCGTCTCTTTTCTCAAGTGTTGGAAGAAAGGGATTtgctgccctgctgtgctggcagggcttTTGCTACATGATGAAGAATTTCTACTTTTGTGGCTCTTAGTAGCTGGGTGGTGGGAGAGAGGAAGCTCAACAGAAACCTGGTAAAAGGATCAGTGTTTGAAAAGAGGGCTATGGGCAGATCCTGAGGGTGAGGAGGTGGCAAGGACTATTTGTCACCCTCTTGGTGCCAGCTGTGGGTAAAGTCTTCCCCTGTTCACAATGCAGCCTGTGTCCCTCTACAACATCTGCTTTGAGGGACTTCAATTTACCCTGTGTACATCAAATCACATTCAACTTagtcctgctttttttttttagtttccaaATCATCCTTTAATCACAATTACAAACCCATGCCAAAATGTTCCTACCACTTTTCCATCTTGACAGTGACAATAGTAGCTTTGTTTCAGATTGCTGCTGCCTTCCTTTCCCTGTCTAAAATGGGTTAGAGGTTTCCTTTCCCAGGTGAGGAGTGCTGATCACTGGCATTATCTCCCTTCTTTGGGAAGGTGATTTGCTTGTTCTCTAACCTGTGGGCTCCAGTGCCAATGATTGAAACCCTTCTTTTGAATGTCAGAGGTGGTGGACACATTGAGGTATCCTGGAGGTAGACAGGATATCTGGGAAACGTCTGCTTCTCTTAAGCTGGAAGCTGCCTCAGTGAAAAGGCATCCAAATGAGTTGTTTGGGGAGGTCAAGGCTTGCTGTGAGCATGGGGAAACTGAGCCCCTAAAGAGTGGCACTCTGGCCTTGGACCTGAGATCTGTAAGTCAGCTCTCGGGGCTGTTTCTGAGCTCTCCCACGTCGTCATACTTCATGGTGTTAGCATGTTCCCCAACCCTTCTTTAAAGTCTTATTCCTGCCCTCTTCCCATGTCAACATAATTTTGCAACTTGTTTCTGCTCTCCTGGAGGGAGGGCAGCTTCTCTCTCTTCCGGCAtcagtttgctttctgcttaAATTTACTGTGtcctggatattttttttttttgtaagcatttaataaaatttgAGGAAGATGTAATGATGGCAACTCTGAGGATTTTGTTGATGTAGGAGTTCCTGCAGCAAAGTTGTTTTTTGAAGACCTTGCAGCTCTACTGCTGGAGTGGAAAATGGAGGAGAAGAAACATCAGGCTgagcaacaagaagaaaaggagcttGATGTTTGCGGGGAAAAGGGCTTTCTGTGTGCCTGCCCTATCTAGGACATCCTTGTCATCTTCATTGTTGTTGGGGGTAATTGACTGTAAAATGGGAATGAGCAGTATTTGGTGAAAGATGGAGCAGCATGCAGAACACTTCCTATGGAGTGATCTGCTAGGAGAAACAGGGAGCTTAGCTTCCTGACTAATAGACCTGAGCGGCATCACAGCCTTCAACCAAAATCACTGGTGATGTgtcagctataaaaaaaaaaaataaaaaattctctATAGTCTGCTTATACAGCTGAGATGAAGTCGATATAATTCTCAGTACAGGAATGCAGCACTCTGAGCTGACTACACTGTCTGGAACcatctaaggaaaaaaaatctttttatggAGGTGATCTTCCAAGTAGTAACACTTCTGTGGTGTAGAGACATAGTTTCAAATAGTTTGTGCTGTCCTTACCTATGCTTTTCTAAAGTGTTTGGAACAGAAAACTTTTCAGATATCACTTCTTGCTGTCATCTTTCTGCTTATCGATACTCTTGTCCTCTCCATCCtcttcttcagctcttcctgGAGGTAGGAGTTCAAGGAGCCTGTGTTCCTCAAAAACACTGGGGAACACGGACGCCATCTGGCCCCATCTTCAGCCCTTTCTCTGCCATGGTGGGATTCTTAAGTGAGGCCCCAGCAGTAGCAATGGGCTGTATAGAGATGTCCTGGCATGAGGTGAAAGCAGTGCTACTGTGTTGTTGCACGTGTGCAACCTGATTGCACCAACTTGTTTCAGCTCTGTTCTGCAGTTGGCTGGTAGACAGGATggccagaaacatttttttgttagtATTCCTGTGCCCTGTCAGCTTGGAGAGTGTTGAAAAGGCTCCAAAGGCTGCTTGCGTGAGATTCCTTCTCTAAGGAGGGTTAATTTGCAGGGCATATTTTCCCCACTTAAAGCCCATGTGGACCTAGATGTGGTTTCAACAGAAACAACTGTGGTAATTCAGGTTctggctgcagcacagaagTGAGCAGGTTAAGTGGAAACTCTCCAGGGAGACCAGACCACTCTAGTGGTGGTGAGGAACTGGGGAAAGACCTGGCGTGGAGCAGATGTGTGTAGCTCTTTATGAGGTAGCTATATCTGCCAGGTGAAATTTTTTCcacaattaaattaattttacaatgTGCTGTTTCTCCTTCCAAAGTAACATGGTGGGGAGTTGTAGTGGGGTTACCATAATGGTGAaagacatgcacacacacgcacacccgaaaaaaaaaaaagggatgctgcagcccaggTGCTCTGGGTATGTATCTTGGGTGATGCCAAGAGGGAATG includes:
- the PRR33 gene encoding proline-rich protein 33 produces the protein METNHTSEMTMLITVSSSIQPAPIHHHLSPPPTLPKPGKDNLRLQRLLKKAAKKNAVLASEQAKSFRSSLSPVNEASSDLEHNESTPPAETPKIAAPSSASLPTHLSIKPITHRVPSPFRKGKPFTLKVTEQRRIAEHLRLTTSSAMPMLHKPVAPETPQQPEGTDTHLPSPGNLSISVFPKPPPSSTPNKERAPEVTYVTKVHTYFHSVKPPRAKMPMSNQTQATISHDDRRPSSPAAETSHSEPSPGQIPPLPDDSKDTAPTLQPPFLSAADAEPPKEPEPPPTEESIKAPSPKPSISNAHANKPTIHGNDMEISGSERAPELPKQDGDILTPSIPSTPWKQAHPETATPAQADRMGATSTDTKAEHVIQPQLTPSLPNTSALKAEPAVPSAEAARPPGANASGWHRLRKHLIVQPEAPNFPEPEPEKLGQEEGSKEGSSQAAISEDHRLFKSRATRMWDAILYQMTVKERKQQAEEKKLRKEESFFLPHRLPLLLHKPRFDARKLKELAAKPMTKITTVFEVARFRPKVAEEHTKSFNRMASGWSVN